In a genomic window of bacterium:
- the rapZ gene encoding RNase adapter RapZ yields MNFVRFVVVTGLSGSGKTAALKALEDLGFFCIDNLPVALLPKLAQLSLFSREMVTKVAIGMDSRESEFLERYIEAFEELDTLGTKVELVFLESDDEVLLKRFSETRRRHPLAKDRSVFEGICQERKLFAGIKERADISIDTSSMSVHDLKRTLWDYFKRETDEKQLQVTLLSFGFRNGLPREANIIFDVRYLPNPYFVSELKDKNGTNPDVFKFVFSSVEAEESFQKFRDILKYLLPLYEAEGKSYLTIAIGCTGGKHRSVAFVERLADALGDSERKIRVLHRDLRDERN; encoded by the coding sequence CTGAACTTCGTCAGATTCGTAGTGGTCACCGGGCTCTCCGGCTCAGGAAAGACAGCCGCGCTGAAAGCCCTCGAAGACCTCGGATTTTTCTGCATAGACAACCTCCCGGTGGCGCTCCTCCCGAAGCTGGCCCAGCTCAGCCTTTTTTCGAGGGAGATGGTCACCAAGGTCGCCATAGGCATGGATTCCCGCGAGAGCGAGTTTCTGGAACGCTACATAGAGGCGTTCGAGGAGCTCGACACCCTGGGCACCAAGGTCGAACTGGTCTTTCTCGAATCCGACGACGAGGTTCTGCTAAAAAGGTTCAGCGAGACGAGGCGCCGCCACCCGCTGGCGAAGGACAGGTCCGTCTTCGAGGGTATCTGTCAGGAGAGAAAGCTCTTCGCCGGGATAAAGGAGCGGGCGGACATTTCAATAGACACCTCCAGCATGAGCGTCCACGACCTCAAGCGCACCCTCTGGGATTATTTCAAGCGCGAAACCGACGAAAAGCAGCTCCAGGTCACCCTCCTGAGCTTCGGCTTCCGGAACGGTCTTCCCCGCGAGGCAAACATAATCTTCGACGTAAGATACCTGCCCAATCCCTATTTCGTCTCCGAACTGAAGGACAAAAACGGTACCAACCCCGACGTTTTCAAGTTCGTTTTCAGCTCGGTGGAAGCCGAGGAATCCTTCCAGAAGTTCAGGGACATTCTCAAGTACCTTCTGCCCCTCTACGAAGCCGAGGGGAAGTCATACCTGACCATCGCAATAGGCTGCACCGGGGGCAAGCACCGCTCGGTGGCCTTTGTCGAGAGACTGGCAGACGCCCTCGGGGACAGCGAGCGTAAAATAAGGGTGCTTCACAGGGATCTGCGAGATGAGCGAAACTGA
- a CDS encoding PTS sugar transporter subunit IIA, producing MSETEEVVGLVVAAHRDFGREMVLAAEGIVGPMSGVTSVSIHYNHSLDEATSMVQKAIDDTDRGKGVIVFTDMFGGTPTNVALSMLRKKTVEVVAGVNLPMLIKAHVARRTMGLEELAAFIKDYGARNIIVAGEIFHCSLKETT from the coding sequence ATGAGCGAAACTGAAGAGGTAGTCGGCCTTGTCGTAGCGGCGCACCGCGATTTCGGCAGGGAGATGGTCTTGGCCGCCGAAGGGATAGTCGGGCCGATGAGCGGGGTGACCTCGGTGTCGATCCACTACAACCACTCCCTCGACGAAGCCACCTCGATGGTTCAAAAAGCCATCGACGACACCGACCGGGGCAAGGGGGTCATAGTATTCACCGACATGTTCGGCGGCACTCCCACCAACGTAGCGCTCTCGATGCTTCGGAAAAAAACCGTCGAGGTCGTCGCCGGGGTCAACCTCCCCATGCTCATAAAGGCCCACGTCGCCAGAAGAACGATGGGGCTTGAGGAACTAGCCGCCTTCATCAAGGATTACGGCGCGAGAAACATCATCGTCGCCGGCGAGATATTCCACTGTTCCCTTAAGGAAACCACTTGA
- a CDS encoding PTS mannose/fructose/sorbose transporter subunit IIB, whose protein sequence is MFNVIGRVDNRLVHGQVLEGWVPRLKIDLILVCDEGLCKDPFQKSIFESLGFRGPDIMVISPAAAPASVEKNKNKKILILFRSTKGALDALKAGLDLTSLNLGNIHSSDECQRITESVYLNLATVVELSEIAGLGVEIEARALPGDKPIRITGEMLEEYKKNCPR, encoded by the coding sequence ATGTTTAACGTAATCGGCAGGGTGGACAACCGGCTCGTTCACGGCCAGGTTCTCGAAGGATGGGTGCCGAGGCTGAAAATCGACCTCATTCTGGTGTGCGACGAGGGGCTCTGCAAGGACCCTTTCCAGAAATCGATTTTCGAGTCCCTCGGTTTCCGGGGGCCGGACATTATGGTTATAAGTCCCGCAGCCGCCCCGGCTTCGGTCGAAAAAAACAAAAACAAAAAAATACTCATACTCTTTCGCAGCACCAAAGGGGCTCTCGACGCTTTGAAAGCCGGGCTCGACCTCACCTCCCTGAACCTCGGCAACATTCACTCCTCCGACGAGTGCCAGAGGATAACCGAGAGCGTTTATCTGAATCTCGCCACGGTGGTCGAGCTTTCCGAGATAGCCGGCCTGGGAGTCGAAATAGAGGCGAGGGCTCTTCCCGGAGACAAGCCGATAAGAATCACCGGCGAAATGCTGGAGGAATATAAAAAGAATTGCCCCCGCTAA
- a CDS encoding HPr family phosphocarrier protein, translated as MLERKFEIVNKLGLHARPAAQLVKTAQKFTAEVEVAKDGISVNGKSIMGILMLAAGRGTTITVRTSGADAHEAMEAVGGLVRGGFGEHE; from the coding sequence GTGCTGGAGCGAAAATTCGAGATTGTAAACAAGCTCGGACTCCATGCGAGACCCGCCGCGCAACTTGTGAAGACGGCGCAAAAATTCACGGCCGAAGTGGAAGTGGCCAAGGACGGCATCAGCGTCAACGGCAAATCCATAATGGGAATACTGATGCTTGCGGCGGGCAGAGGGACGACAATAACTGTCAGGACGAGCGGGGCCGACGCCCACGAGGCCATGGAGGCTGTCGGAGGGCTCGTCAGAGGCGGATTCGGAGAACATGAGTAA
- the ptsP gene encoding phosphoenolpyruvate--protein phosphotransferase, protein MSNHSEKKGKVVLQRSEWSGIPVSPGIVIGRAYLVDRKKVKPQERLITPEMAEQEIQRFKEALELSREQLTAVKKHYELNKLGDYGYLVDVNLLMLRDNMLVKDTERVISESLVNADFAFWQVIQKVKSVFAGIDDEYFRDRQNDIDHLGERVLRNLAGIQVKRLQDIRADVVVVAHDLSPMDTAQMDVHQVKAFVTDLGGRTSHTAILARALGIPAAVGLENVTDTANGGDLVIVDGISGKVIVNPSEEDLEKYKKRAARYREFLLELDSQAELLAETADGHRVMVRGNVELAEELSTLARYRADGIGLYRTEFMYLNRDSLPTEEEHYETYVKFAEAVYPEVLTIRTLDLGGDKVAHSLPLTEETNPALGLRSIRLCMREPEIFQQQLCGILRASVKGNIRVMFPMISGVKELEETLGLLEKAKARLRQRGVAYSEKMQVGVMIEVPSSAVMADKIAGMVDFLSIGTNDLIQYTIAIDRGNEHVAYLYEPLNPAVLRLIKMTAEAGNREGKLVSVCGEMAGDELYTLILLGLGVDELSMQAASIPRIKRIINRSTTEEARALAGMVVNMSTAEDVRNYLEKYFSEKHPGLLDPLSEKL, encoded by the coding sequence ATGAGTAATCATTCAGAAAAAAAGGGAAAGGTCGTACTCCAGCGAAGCGAGTGGAGCGGCATTCCCGTAAGCCCCGGAATCGTCATCGGAAGGGCGTATCTGGTCGACCGGAAAAAGGTAAAGCCCCAGGAGCGGCTGATTACCCCGGAGATGGCCGAGCAGGAGATCCAGCGCTTCAAGGAGGCTCTCGAACTCAGCCGCGAGCAGCTCACCGCCGTCAAAAAGCATTACGAGCTGAACAAGCTCGGCGATTACGGCTACCTGGTGGACGTAAACCTCCTCATGCTCCGCGACAACATGCTGGTGAAGGACACCGAGAGGGTGATCAGCGAATCTCTGGTCAACGCGGACTTCGCCTTCTGGCAGGTTATACAAAAGGTAAAATCCGTCTTCGCGGGAATCGACGACGAGTACTTCCGCGACAGGCAAAACGACATAGACCACCTCGGCGAGCGCGTCCTTCGCAACCTCGCGGGAATACAGGTCAAGCGGCTGCAGGACATACGCGCGGACGTGGTAGTGGTGGCGCACGACCTCTCGCCGATGGACACCGCCCAGATGGACGTCCATCAGGTAAAGGCCTTCGTGACCGACCTCGGCGGACGGACCTCGCACACCGCAATTCTCGCCCGCGCCCTCGGCATACCGGCGGCGGTCGGACTCGAAAACGTTACCGACACCGCCAACGGCGGGGATCTCGTAATAGTCGACGGCATTTCCGGCAAGGTCATAGTCAACCCCTCCGAAGAGGACCTTGAAAAATATAAAAAACGCGCCGCGCGTTACAGGGAATTTCTTCTCGAACTGGATTCGCAGGCGGAGCTCCTAGCGGAAACCGCCGACGGCCACAGGGTAATGGTGCGCGGCAACGTCGAGCTTGCGGAGGAGCTTTCCACCCTCGCCAGATACCGGGCGGACGGAATCGGCCTTTACCGCACCGAATTCATGTATCTTAACCGCGATTCCCTCCCCACGGAGGAGGAGCACTACGAGACCTACGTAAAATTCGCCGAGGCCGTTTACCCCGAAGTGCTCACGATTCGGACCCTGGATCTCGGCGGCGACAAGGTCGCCCACTCCCTGCCCCTCACCGAAGAGACCAACCCGGCGCTGGGACTTCGTTCGATACGCCTCTGCATGAGGGAGCCCGAGATCTTCCAGCAGCAGCTTTGCGGCATCCTTCGCGCCTCCGTAAAGGGGAACATAAGGGTGATGTTCCCGATGATCTCCGGGGTGAAGGAACTCGAAGAGACCCTTGGGCTGCTGGAGAAGGCGAAAGCCCGGCTGCGTCAGAGGGGAGTCGCCTATTCGGAGAAGATGCAGGTCGGGGTGATGATCGAGGTCCCCTCCTCGGCGGTAATGGCCGACAAGATCGCCGGGATGGTGGATTTTCTGTCCATCGGCACAAACGACCTCATCCAGTACACCATCGCCATCGACAGGGGCAACGAACACGTGGCCTATCTTTACGAGCCGCTGAACCCGGCCGTGCTAAGACTCATAAAGATGACCGCCGAGGCGGGCAACAGGGAAGGGAAGCTTGTATCGGTCTGCGGCGAAATGGCGGGCGACGAGCTTTATACCCTTATCCTTCTGGGGCTCGGGGTTGACGAACTCTCCATGCAGGCCGCCTCCATTCCGAGGATAAAGCGGATCATCAACCGTTCCACGACCGAAGAAGCCCGCGCCCTCGCCGGCATGGTTGTAAACATGTCCACCGCCGAGGACGTGAGAAATTACCTCGAAAAATATTTCAGCGAAAAACACCCGGGCCTTCTGGACCCGCTAAGTGAAAAGCTGTAG
- a CDS encoding methionine adenosyltransferase, translated as MGMTNFLFTSESVTEGHPDKVADRISDSILDAIIAQDKTSRVACETLVTTGMAMIAGEITTRAQVDFADVVRKTIKDIGYTDPSMGFDWEACAVLVSLGKQSPDIAMGVNETENHEQGAGDQGLMFGYASNETPELMPMPISYAHKLTARLAEVRKEGLVDFFRPDGKSQVTVRYEGNKPVAVDAIVISTQHTPDATLKLVKEAVMELVIAPVIPKELLDPKVRYYINPTGRFVIGGPMGDCGLTGRKIIVDTYGGHGSHGGGAFSGKDPSKVDRSASYMARYVAKNVVAARLADRCEVQIAYAIGVAEPVSLMVDTFGTGKIKPDRIAAIIKDVFPMKPRQIIETLDLLRPIYKSTSAYGHFGRELTEFTWERTDRVDALRSAAGLK; from the coding sequence ATGGGAATGACTAACTTCCTCTTTACCTCCGAAAGCGTCACCGAAGGCCACCCCGACAAGGTCGCCGACAGAATCTCCGATTCGATACTGGACGCCATAATCGCCCAGGACAAGACCTCCCGCGTGGCCTGCGAAACCCTCGTCACCACCGGAATGGCGATGATCGCGGGCGAGATAACCACCAGGGCGCAGGTGGATTTCGCCGACGTGGTCAGAAAAACCATAAAAGACATCGGCTACACCGACCCGTCGATGGGGTTTGACTGGGAAGCCTGCGCGGTGCTGGTCTCTCTCGGCAAGCAGTCGCCGGACATCGCCATGGGCGTCAACGAAACCGAAAATCACGAGCAGGGCGCGGGCGACCAGGGGCTCATGTTCGGCTACGCCTCGAACGAGACCCCCGAGCTTATGCCCATGCCCATAAGCTACGCCCACAAGCTGACCGCCCGCCTCGCGGAGGTGAGAAAAGAAGGTCTGGTGGATTTCTTCCGCCCCGACGGAAAAAGTCAGGTGACGGTACGCTACGAAGGCAACAAGCCCGTCGCCGTCGATGCGATAGTCATCTCCACCCAGCACACTCCCGACGCGACCCTGAAGCTGGTAAAGGAAGCGGTGATGGAGCTTGTCATAGCGCCCGTCATCCCCAAGGAGCTTCTCGATCCCAAGGTCCGCTACTACATCAACCCCACGGGGCGGTTCGTTATAGGCGGTCCGATGGGAGACTGCGGCCTCACCGGAAGAAAGATAATAGTCGATACCTACGGCGGCCACGGCAGCCACGGCGGCGGCGCTTTCTCCGGCAAGGATCCCTCAAAGGTTGACAGAAGCGCCTCCTACATGGCGCGCTATGTGGCCAAAAACGTGGTCGCCGCCAGGCTCGCCGACCGCTGCGAGGTGCAGATCGCCTACGCAATCGGCGTGGCCGAACCGGTGTCGCTGATGGTTGACACCTTCGGCACCGGCAAGATCAAGCCCGACAGGATCGCGGCGATAATCAAGGATGTCTTCCCGATGAAGCCCCGGCAGATAATCGAAACCCTCGACCTTCTGCGCCCGATCTACAAGTCCACCTCGGCTTACGGCCACTTCGGCAGGGAACTGACGGAGTTCACCTGGGAGCGCACCGACAGGGTAGACGCCCTCAGGAGCGCCGCCGGCCTCAAATAG
- the icd gene encoding isocitrate dehydrogenase (NADP(+)), producing MSAKINYAPPVSGTKIQKGADGKLIVPDDPILPFIEGDGTGPDIWNASRIVFDHAVELAYGGKKKVCWYEIFAGEKAFTKYGEWLPKATLDAIKEYKVAIKGPLTTPVGGGIRSLNVTLRQELDLYACVRPVRYITGVPSPVKEPEKVNVVIYRENTEDVYAGIENPAGSKEALEIIAFIKEKWGKTIRTDSGIGIKPMSREGSRRLVRQAIQYAIANKIDSVTLVHKGNIMKFTEGAFKDWGYELAKEEFGSVTITENELWEKYDCVRPEGKIVIKDRIADAMFQQLLLRPDEYGVLATPNLNGDYLSDAAAAQVGGLGMAPGANIGDDYAVFEATHGTAPKYAGLDKVNPGSVILSGVMMFDHLGWFEVGKLILKGLETAVARKEVTYDLERQMTGAKSLKCSEFAKAVCSYMK from the coding sequence ATGTCCGCCAAGATCAATTACGCCCCGCCGGTATCCGGCACGAAGATTCAGAAGGGCGCCGACGGCAAGCTAATAGTGCCGGACGACCCGATTCTTCCCTTCATCGAGGGAGACGGCACCGGTCCCGACATATGGAACGCTTCCAGAATCGTCTTCGACCACGCGGTGGAGCTGGCTTACGGCGGCAAGAAGAAGGTCTGCTGGTACGAGATCTTCGCCGGTGAAAAGGCCTTTACAAAGTACGGAGAGTGGCTGCCCAAAGCGACCCTCGACGCCATAAAAGAATACAAGGTTGCCATAAAGGGGCCGCTCACCACACCCGTGGGAGGCGGAATCAGGAGCCTCAACGTAACGCTCCGCCAGGAGCTGGATCTCTACGCCTGCGTCCGCCCTGTGCGCTACATCACCGGCGTTCCCTCGCCGGTAAAGGAGCCCGAAAAGGTCAACGTGGTCATCTACCGCGAAAACACCGAGGACGTTTACGCCGGCATAGAAAACCCGGCGGGGTCCAAAGAGGCTCTGGAGATCATCGCCTTCATCAAAGAGAAGTGGGGCAAGACGATACGGACGGACAGCGGCATAGGAATAAAGCCCATGAGCCGCGAAGGGTCCAGAAGGCTTGTGCGTCAGGCCATCCAGTACGCAATCGCCAACAAAATCGACTCGGTCACCCTCGTCCACAAGGGCAACATAATGAAATTCACCGAGGGCGCGTTCAAGGACTGGGGCTACGAGCTCGCCAAAGAGGAGTTCGGCAGCGTCACGATTACCGAAAACGAGCTTTGGGAGAAGTACGACTGCGTGCGTCCCGAAGGGAAGATAGTAATCAAGGACCGCATCGCCGACGCGATGTTCCAGCAGCTTCTCCTTCGTCCGGACGAATACGGCGTCCTCGCCACCCCCAACCTCAACGGCGATTACCTCTCCGACGCCGCGGCGGCGCAGGTGGGGGGGCTCGGCATGGCCCCCGGCGCGAACATCGGCGACGATTACGCCGTTTTTGAGGCTACCCACGGCACCGCGCCCAAATACGCAGGTCTGGACAAGGTCAATCCCGGCTCGGTGATACTCTCCGGCGTCATGATGTTCGACCACCTCGGCTGGTTCGAGGTCGGGAAGCTTATCCTCAAGGGACTTGAGACCGCCGTCGCGAGAAAAGAGGTTACCTACGACCTGGAGCGCCAGATGACGGGGGCCAAAAGCCTTAAATGCAGCGAATTCGCGAAGGCCGTCTGCTCCTACATGAAATAA
- a CDS encoding TlpA family protein disulfide reductase, whose amino-acid sequence MRRIILLVMALLLTGFVASAQDDLPTGVQIDQPIPAISGVDLAGNAVDVASFTGKRTVVLSFWSIYCTDCVKELDDLRVISTEFPEDEVAIIAVNTDSSVPLSRITSFIRRYEGVRGSTLDVIHLLDRDGSVVNNLGVRYIPLMITVGKGGVVTSVLSGYRHEQDKSRLVQALEDGRIATGAWSEGLRGRLRTILRSSGPSGQVVEWGAFRVEEGMSLFGLYNKDGWSCSLTGQTNRDVEVDRVECVVRGRLKFSLMREALQSLGFRVAQGSKAPYQEYGIEIPECALDIEQDRLAKLYKDLEFDSLYAANEQKGLWVGDRFWSGLVGDVDLAALREKMKDLGLASSPMTIELITNSDFDFKPRAVLKELTERSYRVSSIRDDRIIYYGNADKLVEEIMALNIKGLEVFAEKLEDSVVRLESF is encoded by the coding sequence ATGAGAAGGATAATTCTTCTGGTTATGGCGCTTCTGCTGACCGGGTTCGTTGCGTCGGCGCAGGACGACCTTCCGACGGGAGTACAGATCGACCAGCCCATCCCGGCGATATCGGGTGTGGATCTCGCGGGTAACGCCGTTGACGTAGCCTCGTTTACCGGAAAAAGGACCGTCGTCCTCTCCTTCTGGTCGATCTACTGCACCGATTGCGTCAAGGAGCTTGACGATCTTCGGGTGATAAGCACCGAATTTCCCGAGGACGAGGTCGCCATCATCGCGGTCAACACGGATTCGTCCGTGCCCCTTTCCCGGATAACCAGCTTCATCAGGAGATACGAAGGGGTGAGGGGGTCCACTCTGGACGTCATACACCTTCTCGACAGGGACGGCTCCGTCGTAAACAACCTGGGCGTCCGGTACATACCCCTGATGATAACGGTAGGAAAGGGCGGGGTTGTCACCAGCGTGCTGAGCGGCTACCGCCACGAGCAGGACAAGAGCAGGCTGGTGCAGGCGCTCGAAGACGGCAGAATCGCCACCGGCGCGTGGTCGGAAGGGCTTCGAGGGAGGCTCCGCACCATTTTGCGTTCCTCCGGCCCGAGCGGTCAGGTGGTGGAGTGGGGCGCTTTCAGGGTTGAGGAGGGGATGTCCCTCTTCGGCCTCTACAACAAGGACGGTTGGTCCTGCTCCCTGACGGGCCAGACCAACCGCGACGTAGAAGTGGACAGGGTTGAGTGCGTCGTCCGCGGGAGGCTCAAATTCTCCCTGATGCGGGAGGCTCTCCAGAGTCTTGGTTTCAGGGTGGCCCAGGGGTCGAAAGCTCCCTATCAGGAATACGGAATCGAGATTCCCGAGTGCGCCCTTGATATAGAGCAGGACCGCCTCGCCAAGCTCTACAAGGACCTTGAATTCGATTCGCTTTACGCGGCGAACGAACAGAAGGGGTTGTGGGTTGGGGACCGTTTCTGGAGCGGGCTTGTCGGCGACGTGGACCTTGCCGCCCTTCGCGAAAAAATGAAGGATCTCGGCCTCGCCTCCTCGCCGATGACCATCGAACTTATCACCAACAGCGATTTCGACTTCAAGCCCAGAGCGGTGCTAAAAGAGCTTACCGAGAGGTCGTACCGCGTCTCCTCAATCCGCGACGACCGCATAATCTACTACGGGAACGCGGACAAGCTTGTGGAAGAGATAATGGCCCTTAACATCAAGGGGCTTGAGGTTTTCGCCGAGAAGCTCGAAGACAGCGTGGTGAGGCTCGAATCCTTCTAG
- a CDS encoding CPBP family intramembrane metalloprotease, which translates to MGTGFMEPRRRPAIAEAAFVIVFLFAVEFLASKVLPLPENPSEAFRFYATAMVRSLEILLLLLYWRFRFGNFSLLGLRGTLAVRGIKSGVRFSLMLGGFALFLEVVFRLTLSKSFLGLIAGNPPASPFALVLAGVILGPLFEELALRGFLYSAFRTRYGAMLSTLATALVFGALHYKAGAVPLVQVAGGIVFSIAYEKSGSLAAPLLVHSLGNLAIFSLSYLHLK; encoded by the coding sequence ATGGGGACGGGATTTATGGAGCCCCGGCGGCGTCCGGCGATAGCTGAAGCGGCGTTTGTAATCGTCTTTCTCTTCGCAGTCGAGTTTCTGGCCTCGAAGGTCCTGCCCCTGCCGGAAAATCCTTCCGAGGCGTTCCGTTTCTACGCCACCGCAATGGTGCGGAGCCTTGAAATTCTCCTTCTCCTGCTTTACTGGCGCTTTAGATTCGGAAACTTTTCGCTGCTTGGCCTTCGTGGAACCCTTGCCGTGAGGGGGATAAAGAGCGGGGTCCGGTTTTCCCTGATGCTCGGGGGGTTCGCCCTCTTTCTCGAAGTTGTCTTTCGCCTCACGCTGTCGAAAAGCTTTCTCGGACTGATAGCCGGAAATCCGCCCGCCTCGCCCTTCGCCCTCGTCCTCGCCGGAGTGATTCTCGGCCCTCTTTTCGAGGAACTGGCCCTCCGGGGGTTTTTGTACTCGGCTTTCCGGACCCGTTACGGGGCGATGCTCTCCACCCTCGCCACGGCGCTCGTCTTCGGCGCTCTTCATTACAAGGCCGGAGCCGTACCGCTCGTTCAGGTGGCGGGAGGGATAGTCTTTTCCATCGCCTACGAAAAATCGGGAAGCCTCGCCGCCCCTCTGCTGGTCCACTCCCTCGGGAACCTCGCCATCTTCTCCCTCTCGTATCTTCACCTGAAATGA
- a CDS encoding HEAT repeat domain-containing protein, protein MTKRHPFAGSLFWGFLTGFVTGFSRTYFSTKHLYEKNLALRDAGLIPLPGEGHYETLASLKPALAGGFFYALALGVGTAALAFLFGTLLRFFAPQRRKAFFPFALIPPLLVLLSGDVTLAMALFIIVIPCGLSGLSGEQLRPKEALEPVLATLLLLLSALPVFFSETGGFTMVRNALLNNSALRTVSDFYYEWTLYPAESIKPLEVLSQPVGRVSPEIEGQTLKVLERSAGKLGILLVKSEKGGDFEFILKDGAVYLSRKGVFVLWPEKSQAGQAAAFKEFSGKTDAAKPLRKTMLASLLFGGVLAVTTGLYKLSLLLSAKLRRESFVVLAIILFLLSSRGEAEFVRLEKTASVEEVRTALGSSDPAVRLYGARGAVRYPKELEEDLFTAIEDPVLNVRYSAVTALGGAGSARSREKLLEILKSPREWYVKDRAWWALKRN, encoded by the coding sequence ATGACCAAAAGGCACCCCTTCGCCGGATCTCTCTTCTGGGGGTTTCTCACCGGCTTCGTCACCGGCTTTTCCAGAACATACTTTTCGACTAAACACCTTTACGAAAAAAACCTCGCCCTGCGGGACGCCGGGCTAATTCCCCTCCCCGGCGAAGGCCACTACGAAACGCTGGCCTCGCTGAAACCGGCTCTTGCCGGGGGTTTCTTTTACGCGCTGGCCCTCGGTGTTGGCACCGCCGCCCTCGCCTTCCTCTTCGGGACGCTGCTTCGGTTTTTCGCCCCCCAGAGGCGCAAAGCCTTCTTTCCCTTCGCCCTTATCCCTCCCCTCCTCGTCCTTCTGAGTGGAGACGTCACTCTGGCGATGGCGCTTTTTATAATCGTCATACCCTGTGGTTTGAGCGGGCTTTCGGGCGAACAGCTAAGGCCCAAAGAGGCTCTGGAGCCTGTTCTCGCCACGCTCCTTCTCCTTCTCTCCGCCCTGCCGGTCTTTTTCTCGGAGACGGGCGGCTTCACGATGGTCAGAAACGCCCTCCTGAATAATTCCGCTCTCCGGACGGTCTCGGATTTCTACTACGAATGGACCCTCTACCCCGCCGAATCCATAAAGCCTCTGGAAGTCCTCAGCCAGCCGGTTGGGCGGGTTTCGCCTGAGATAGAGGGGCAAACCCTCAAGGTTCTCGAAAGAAGCGCCGGAAAACTCGGTATTTTGCTGGTGAAGAGCGAGAAGGGAGGCGATTTCGAGTTCATTTTGAAGGATGGAGCCGTGTATCTCTCCCGAAAGGGCGTTTTCGTCCTCTGGCCGGAAAAATCACAGGCTGGTCAGGCCGCCGCCTTCAAGGAATTTTCCGGCAAGACCGACGCCGCGAAACCGCTTCGTAAAACCATGCTCGCCTCGCTTCTTTTCGGGGGCGTTCTCGCGGTGACTACCGGACTTTACAAGCTGTCTTTACTGCTGTCCGCGAAACTTCGCCGGGAATCCTTCGTCGTTCTCGCAATTATTCTCTTTCTTCTCTCTTCCAGAGGAGAGGCCGAGTTCGTCCGCCTTGAAAAAACGGCTTCCGTAGAGGAGGTGAGAACCGCTCTTGGCTCATCCGACCCCGCTGTGCGGCTCTACGGAGCCCGCGGAGCGGTCAGGTATCCGAAGGAGCTTGAGGAGGACCTTTTCACTGCCATCGAAGACCCGGTGCTGAACGTGCGCTACAGCGCCGTCACCGCCCTTGGTGGGGCGGGCTCGGCGCGTTCGAGGGAAAAGCTTCTGGAAATATTAAAGAGCCCCAGGGAATGGTACGTAAAAGACCGCGCCTGGTGGGCGCTTAAGAGGAATTAG
- a CDS encoding flavodoxin family protein, with protein MIAAITSSGRINSNSSFLLGKALEAASGGETVSFYDLSKLAFKGCTGCGACRSGAGSCIVMDDLSEVLDAVATARAVLLASPNYYGYTSGIFKAFLDRWYSFRDGERKLKIPEGRPLLFIFSQGHPDPEAYPHTLSSLEKIFSGYGFAPKILVAPGLEKAGSAAKSSGLIEKAMALGAELRKSK; from the coding sequence ATGATAGCGGCAATCACCTCCAGCGGCAGAATAAACTCAAACTCCTCCTTTCTCCTCGGGAAGGCGCTGGAGGCTGCGAGCGGCGGCGAAACGGTGTCGTTCTACGACCTGTCGAAGCTCGCTTTCAAAGGGTGCACCGGCTGCGGCGCGTGCAGATCGGGTGCGGGGTCATGCATTGTCATGGATGACCTCTCGGAAGTCCTTGACGCCGTGGCTACCGCAAGAGCGGTGCTTCTTGCCTCGCCCAACTATTACGGCTACACCTCGGGAATCTTCAAGGCTTTCCTCGACCGCTGGTACAGTTTCCGCGACGGTGAGCGCAAACTGAAGATACCGGAGGGAAGACCGCTGCTTTTCATCTTCTCGCAGGGGCACCCCGACCCTGAAGCCTACCCTCATACCCTCTCAAGCCTCGAAAAGATTTTCTCCGGCTACGGCTTTGCGCCGAAAATCCTGGTCGCTCCGGGGCTTGAAAAGGCGGGGAGCGCCGCCAAAAGCTCCGGGTTGATTGAAAAAGCCATGGCGCTGGGCGCTGAGCTTAGGAAAAGTAAATGA